The Chlorocebus sabaeus isolate Y175 chromosome 6, mChlSab1.0.hap1, whole genome shotgun sequence genome has a segment encoding these proteins:
- the B9D2 gene encoding B9 domain-containing protein 2, whose protein sequence is MAEVHVIGQIMGASGFSESSLFCKWGIHTGAAWKLLSGVREGQTQVDTPQIGDMAYWSHPIDLHFATKGLQGWPRLHFQVWSQDSFGRCQLAGYGFCHVPSSPGTHQLACPTWRPLGSWREQLARAFVGGGPQLLHVDTIYSGADRYRLHTAAGGTVHVEISLLLRNFDRYGVEC, encoded by the exons ATGGCTGAGGTGCACGTGATCGGGCAGATCATGGGGGccagcggtttctcggaaagtaGCCTGTTCTGCAAGTGGGGCATTCACACAG GGGCGGCGTGGAAGCTCCTGTCAGGCGTGCGGGAGGGCCAAACGCAGGTGGACACCCCCCAGATAGGGGACATGGCCTACTGGTCCCACCCCATCGATCTGCACTTCGCCACCAAAGGTCTTCAAG GCTGGCCCCGGCTCCATTTCCAGGTGTGGTCCCAGGACAGCTTTGGCCGCTGCCAGCTTGCAGGCTATGGATTTTGCCATGTGCCCAGCAGCCCGGGCACACACCAGCTGGCCTGCCCCACCTGGCGGCCCCTGGGCAGTTGGCGAGAGCAGCTGGCACGGGCTTTCGTGGGTGGTGGGCCACAGCTGCTGCATGTGGACACCATCTACAGTGGGGCCGACCGCTATCGCCTGCACACAGCTGCTGGTGGCACCGTGCACGTGGAGATCAGCCTGCTGCTCCGCAACTTCGACCGCTATGGCGTTGAGTGCTGA